One genomic window of [Clostridium] scindens ATCC 35704 includes the following:
- a CDS encoding helix-turn-helix domain-containing protein — translation MAIHPRQFGIMLKNARMDKKLTQAELAEILDISLPYLKDLERFRNNPSYDVFEKVIRYFNLSADTVIYPNENLTNTTYQQIERLLTRCDEGQLRVILATTEALLSESEMPSDSE, via the coding sequence ATGGCTATTCATCCAAGACAGTTCGGCATCATGCTGAAAAATGCACGAATGGATAAGAAACTCACACAAGCAGAATTAGCTGAAATACTGGATATTTCTTTACCATATCTCAAAGACCTGGAGCGCTTCCGGAACAATCCGAGCTACGATGTCTTCGAAAAAGTAATCCGCTACTTCAACCTGTCAGCAGATACTGTTATCTATCCAAATGAGAATCTGACCAATACTACATATCAGCAGATTGAGCGTCTACTTACACGCTGTGATGAAGGGCAACTCCGTGTCATCCTTGCCACCACAGAAGCGTTGCTGTCCGAGAGTGAAATGCCTTCAGATTCAGAGTAA
- a CDS encoding Mu transposase domain-containing protein yields the protein MHDYTTIIGVIELRLNKISYDNVQKRYRIGRSGISLIMERYRDSGLSLDDLKQMPAEKVVNLIYPKDNLRHKNIPLPDFHQIHENMIQMGKNADLGFLWIEYKKKNPNGYQLSQFYKLYRDFLVNTYGSTKVSMPVERIPGEKMYIDWVGDQPELLLDPSTGELKKVHIFATTLGFSSLVYAEAFPDEKLPHFITGTVHALSFYGAVPRYLVPDNLKTAVTRHNKDELVLQTAFSDLETFYDTIILPPPPRKPKGKATIENHVRFLEIYLVEELKKNTYTSLEALNDATKRIVEDINQRPFQKKSDIRKSRITGFEKYDKPRMNKLPGENYTLCDYKYFLKVPDNYHLEYDAHYYSVLYTQRGKPAILKATMAEIRICDEYNRLICRHPRSYRDFPLYITDDSHMPQEHLYYKEVNAHDGAYYRRWASVYGDSMVTLIDRILRSPKHEEQAYNSCAGVLHSCKDVPHRLVQEAADKCVEANACKYSYFKKVLGMVQNNHSINNTAASGTLPSHANIRGKEAYK from the coding sequence ATGCACGACTACACTACTATCATAGGTGTCATAGAACTAAGACTTAACAAGATCAGCTATGACAATGTTCAGAAACGATATCGAATTGGAAGAAGCGGAATCTCACTGATTATGGAACGCTATCGGGATTCTGGATTATCATTGGATGATTTAAAGCAGATGCCGGCCGAAAAGGTGGTCAATCTGATTTATCCCAAGGATAATCTTCGCCACAAAAACATTCCGTTGCCTGATTTTCACCAAATTCATGAGAACATGATCCAAATGGGAAAGAATGCAGACCTTGGATTTCTGTGGATCGAGTACAAAAAGAAAAATCCTAATGGTTATCAGCTATCACAGTTTTACAAACTGTATAGAGACTTTCTGGTAAATACTTATGGATCCACAAAAGTATCCATGCCGGTTGAACGAATTCCCGGTGAAAAGATGTACATCGACTGGGTAGGTGATCAACCAGAGCTGCTTCTGGATCCTTCAACTGGAGAACTCAAGAAAGTACACATTTTTGCAACAACTCTTGGTTTCAGCAGTCTTGTTTATGCAGAAGCCTTTCCAGATGAAAAACTGCCACATTTTATCACTGGTACCGTACATGCATTATCTTTTTACGGTGCTGTTCCCAGATATCTTGTGCCGGATAATCTGAAAACGGCTGTTACCCGACATAATAAGGATGAGCTTGTATTACAGACGGCTTTTTCAGATCTGGAAACTTTTTATGATACAATCATACTTCCACCACCGCCGCGCAAACCAAAGGGAAAAGCAACGATTGAAAATCATGTTCGCTTTCTGGAAATCTATTTAGTCGAAGAACTTAAGAAAAATACCTATACCTCGCTTGAGGCTTTAAATGATGCTACAAAAAGAATTGTAGAGGACATCAATCAGCGACCATTTCAGAAAAAATCAGATATCCGTAAATCAAGGATAACTGGATTTGAAAAGTATGACAAACCGCGTATGAACAAGCTTCCCGGCGAGAATTACACGCTTTGTGATTATAAGTACTTTCTTAAAGTTCCTGATAATTATCATCTTGAATATGATGCCCACTACTACTCTGTATTGTATACCCAAAGAGGAAAGCCGGCAATTCTAAAGGCAACAATGGCAGAAATAAGGATCTGCGATGAGTACAACCGTCTGATCTGCCGACATCCGAGATCCTACAGGGATTTTCCGCTATATATCACAGATGACAGCCATATGCCGCAAGAACATCTTTATTATAAAGAGGTTAATGCCCATGATGGTGCTTATTATCGGCGGTGGGCATCTGTATACGGCGATTCTATGGTCACTCTTATAGATAGGATCCTGCGCAGTCCAAAACATGAAGAACAAGCTTACAACAGTTGTGCCGGAGTCCTTCATTCCTGTAAGGATGTGCCACACAGGCTCGTACAAGAAGCTGCGGATAAATGTGTAGAAGCAAATGCCTGCAAGTATTCTTATTTTAAAAAAGTACTTGGCATGGTCCAAAACAATCATTCTATTAATAACACAGCTGCATCAGGAACACTTCCTTCCCATGCAAATATCCGTGGAAAGGAGGCCTATAAATAA
- a CDS encoding MerR family transcriptional regulator, giving the protein MLRHYDEIGLLIPEQVDELTGYRYYSERLPLIAGKIQALKSMGLSLNLIKEI; this is encoded by the coding sequence ATGTTGAGGCATTATGATGAAATTGGTCTGTTGATTCCGGAGCAGGTAGATGAGCTTACAGGGTACAGATATTACAGTGAAAGGCTGCCGCTAATTGCGGGGAAGATACAGGCATTGAAAAGTATGGGCCTGAGTCTGAATTTGATTAAGGAAATATAG
- a CDS encoding DUF7768 domain-containing protein produces MGINKYNSEGYYDPTTYEALSNIEKEEKAARRVYRPLVYICSPYAGDVERNVNMARLYSRFAVRNTCIPLAPHLLFPQFMDDGIPAERELVLFMGMVLLTKCEQVWVFGSVISSGMRAEIEKAEKKNIPVRYFTEELEETPCVN; encoded by the coding sequence ATGGGTATTAACAAATATAACAGCGAGGGTTATTACGATCCAACCACATACGAGGCTCTTTCCAATATTGAGAAAGAGGAAAAAGCAGCAAGGCGTGTATACCGGCCGCTGGTCTATATATGCTCTCCCTACGCTGGTGATGTAGAACGGAATGTGAACATGGCAAGGCTATACAGCCGCTTTGCGGTACGGAATACCTGTATCCCGCTGGCTCCTCATTTGCTTTTTCCACAGTTTATGGATGACGGCATCCCGGCAGAGCGGGAACTTGTTCTTTTCATGGGAATGGTGCTGCTCACGAAATGCGAACAGGTGTGGGTGTTCGGCAGCGTCATATCATCGGGAATGCGGGCAGAGATTGAGAAAGCGGAAAAGAAAAACATACCAGTGCGGTATTTTACGGAGGAATTGGAGGAGACGCCATGCGTGAATTAG
- a CDS encoding DUF2815 family protein — MILKIEEEIRMSNKVNNPMKVITGPNTRWSYANVWEPKAINGGTPKYSVSLIIPKSDTVTINKIKAAIEAAYKEGEAKLKGNGRSVPALSVLKTPLRDGDVERPDDEAYANAYFVNANSTTAPGIVDADRQPILERSEVYSGVYGRASINFYAFNSNGNKGIACGLNNLQKIRDGEPLGGKSRPEDDFAEEDEDFLS, encoded by the coding sequence ATGATTTTAAAGATTGAGGAGGAAATCAGAATGTCAAATAAAGTCAACAACCCGATGAAAGTGATCACCGGTCCGAATACCCGCTGGTCCTATGCCAATGTGTGGGAACCAAAGGCTATCAACGGCGGCACTCCAAAATACAGTGTCAGCCTGATCATCCCTAAGTCGGATACGGTGACCATCAACAAGATCAAAGCCGCTATTGAAGCTGCCTACAAAGAGGGCGAGGCTAAGCTGAAAGGCAACGGTCGGAGTGTTCCGGCGCTTTCTGTTTTAAAAACTCCGCTTCGTGACGGGGATGTGGAACGCCCGGATGATGAAGCCTACGCAAACGCCTATTTCGTCAATGCTAACAGCACCACGGCTCCGGGAATCGTGGATGCAGACCGGCAGCCGATCCTGGAACGCAGCGAAGTTTACAGCGGTGTGTATGGTAGGGCGAGCATCAACTTCTATGCCTTCAATTCCAATGGAAATAAAGGGATCGCCTGTGGGCTGAATAACCTACAGAAGATCCGGGATGGAGAACCGTTAGGCGGAAAGTCCCGCCCGGAGGATGATTTTGCAGAGGAGGATGAGGATTTCCTTTCCTGA
- a CDS encoding ATP-binding protein — protein MRIQSEITLTPEEQALISRLKSFRVPEMARILEEQLRDPNADLNTFKERMSAMINSEWQSRADKRFNRLMKEAHLRYPAADLDETIYRPERQLDTQIIERLSTCHWIEEGKNLIVTGSSASGKTYLINAFCVTAMKQSKSVRYIKANTLMSEMEQARIKATNLDYLNKLTKLDLLVIDDFGLMDLDLDKCRDLFEVLDTRDGRKSTVVISQFPVSSWFDMFADNTYADACLTRITDKHHTYRLEMNGINMRETE, from the coding sequence GTGAGAATACAAAGCGAAATCACATTGACACCGGAAGAACAGGCCCTGATTTCTCGACTGAAAAGTTTCAGAGTTCCGGAAATGGCACGTATATTGGAGGAACAGTTGAGAGATCCGAATGCGGATCTGAATACTTTTAAGGAACGTATGTCAGCGATGATCAATTCGGAATGGCAATCAAGGGCGGATAAACGCTTCAATCGTTTGATGAAAGAAGCTCATCTCAGGTATCCGGCTGCAGATCTTGATGAGACGATTTATCGTCCTGAGCGTCAGTTAGACACGCAGATAATTGAACGTCTGAGCACTTGTCACTGGATAGAGGAAGGAAAAAACCTGATTGTAACAGGTTCTTCAGCAAGTGGTAAAACGTATTTGATCAATGCTTTTTGCGTAACAGCTATGAAACAGTCCAAAAGTGTCAGGTATATCAAAGCGAACACTCTTATGAGTGAAATGGAACAAGCACGTATCAAAGCTACTAATCTGGATTATCTGAACAAACTTACGAAACTCGATCTTCTTGTGATAGATGACTTTGGCCTGATGGATCTTGATCTCGATAAATGCCGAGATCTTTTTGAAGTACTTGATACCCGTGATGGACGGAAATCTACAGTTGTGATTTCTCAATTTCCTGTCAGCTCCTGGTTTGATATGTTTGCAGATAACACTTACGCAGATGCCTGCCTTACAAGAATTACCGACAAGCATCATACATATCGTCTGGAAATGAATGGTATCAACATGAGAGAAACGGAATAA
- a CDS encoding DUF2800 domain-containing protein: MGKQKVNCAAGTRKAGLGHALLSASSSHRWLNCPPSARLCEKYEDTGSEYAQEGTDAHSLCEYKLKQALGMDAADPTENLSFYNEEMEQCALDYAAYVLELVEEAKKTCKDPVMLIEQRLDFSRFVKDGFGTGDCVIIADGTLDIVDYKHGKGVEVSAVENPQMMLYALGALELFDGIYDIDTVRMTIFQPRRDNVSVCMMAKDDLLQWAYNDLTYKAKLAYEGSGEFACGDWCRFCKAKAVCRKRAEYNLELAKYDFEMPDTLEDAEIAAILDKADELTVWAVDVKEYALRQALSGTEYPGYKVVEGRSNRRYISEDAVADAVSQAGYDPYAKKVLGLTEMHRLLGKKKFDELLGGLIEKPQGKPVLVPLSDKRQPMNTAQNDFKD, translated from the coding sequence ATGGGAAAACAGAAGGTGAATTGTGCCGCAGGCACAAGAAAAGCTGGCCTGGGCCACGCATTGCTTTCCGCTTCCTCCAGCCACCGGTGGCTGAACTGCCCTCCATCCGCAAGGCTTTGCGAGAAGTATGAGGATACGGGCAGCGAATATGCCCAGGAAGGGACGGACGCCCACAGCCTGTGTGAATACAAGCTAAAACAGGCGCTTGGCATGGATGCTGCAGACCCAACGGAGAACCTTTCCTTCTACAACGAAGAAATGGAACAGTGCGCCTTGGACTATGCGGCCTATGTACTGGAACTGGTGGAGGAAGCAAAGAAAACCTGCAAAGATCCAGTGATGCTGATCGAGCAGCGGCTGGACTTTTCCCGTTTCGTCAAAGACGGCTTCGGAACCGGCGACTGCGTCATCATTGCAGACGGCACTCTCGATATTGTGGATTATAAGCACGGGAAAGGTGTGGAGGTGTCCGCCGTAGAAAATCCCCAGATGATGCTGTATGCCCTGGGCGCTCTGGAACTGTTTGACGGTATCTATGATATTGATACCGTCCGCATGACCATCTTTCAGCCACGCCGGGATAACGTGAGTGTCTGCATGATGGCAAAAGATGATCTTTTGCAGTGGGCTTATAACGACTTGACCTATAAAGCGAAATTGGCCTATGAGGGCAGCGGGGAGTTTGCCTGCGGGGACTGGTGCCGGTTCTGCAAGGCAAAGGCGGTCTGCCGGAAGCGGGCGGAGTACAACCTGGAACTGGCGAAATACGATTTTGAGATGCCGGACACATTGGAGGATGCGGAGATTGCCGCCATCCTGGACAAGGCGGATGAACTGACTGTCTGGGCTGTGGATGTGAAGGAATACGCGCTCCGGCAGGCACTCAGTGGGACAGAGTATCCTGGCTATAAAGTGGTGGAGGGACGTTCCAACCGCCGATACATCAGCGAGGATGCAGTGGCCGATGCCGTTTCCCAGGCAGGATATGATCCCTATGCCAAAAAGGTGCTGGGCCTTACGGAGATGCATAGGCTCTTAGGTAAAAAGAAGTTTGACGAGCTGCTGGGCGGCCTGATCGAAAAGCCCCAGGGTAAACCCGTCCTTGTGCCATTGTCCGATAAGCGGCAGCCTATGAATACGGCACAGAATGATTTTAAAGATTGA
- a CDS encoding DUF3825 domain-containing protein: MIETDLFDFAYVPDWYGQLDELSKLALPEPWRFKKPIYKTKNEDTPILERYIHIVFRKQSIDFNSERDARKAAGYFHVENECACFHTGLYTSRYKGIYACFDRNHKKTSMKDWYFRGFCDELSPFLKYVQPLPQMPSYYMAQNGAGFQPDWPIRVNVEHILGDTDNLERIPAKIRKARNLPLLFETAVELGRRKTVVEPGLIVPQGYQGKMQYLLPIYLTNEKKPDLALTLTVMEGYYLGNTCLTLEMAYLNARVISSPIAPWLTELVK; encoded by the coding sequence ATGATAGAAACGGATTTATTTGATTTTGCTTATGTGCCGGACTGGTACGGACAATTGGACGAGTTGTCGAAACTGGCTCTACCGGAGCCATGGCGGTTCAAGAAGCCAATTTATAAGACGAAAAATGAGGATACCCCCATACTGGAGCGGTACATACATATTGTTTTCCGAAAGCAGAGCATTGATTTTAATTCAGAAAGGGATGCCAGGAAAGCGGCAGGTTATTTTCATGTGGAAAATGAGTGTGCCTGTTTTCATACAGGATTATACACATCCCGATACAAAGGGATTTATGCCTGCTTTGATCGGAACCATAAAAAGACTTCGATGAAAGATTGGTACTTCAGGGGATTCTGCGATGAACTGTCACCGTTTCTGAAATATGTGCAGCCATTGCCGCAGATGCCCTCCTACTATATGGCGCAGAACGGCGCAGGTTTTCAACCAGACTGGCCTATCAGGGTCAACGTGGAACACATATTGGGAGACACAGATAATCTGGAGCGTATTCCAGCGAAAATCCGTAAAGCCAGGAATCTGCCACTTTTATTTGAAACGGCAGTGGAACTTGGCAGGAGAAAGACAGTAGTTGAGCCGGGGCTTATAGTGCCGCAAGGGTATCAGGGAAAGATGCAGTATCTTCTCCCGATATATCTGACGAATGAGAAAAAGCCTGATCTTGCTCTGACACTGACAGTTATGGAAGGATACTATTTGGGTAATACATGCCTGACACTGGAAATGGCTTATTTGAATGCCAGAGTAATATCAAGTCCGATAGCTCCCTGGCTGACAGAACTTGTAAAATAA
- a CDS encoding sigma-70 family RNA polymerase sigma factor, with amino-acid sequence MKINYTFANGETSDVEVNEEIGNLILDSRREESNQDRKERYHCYSLDAAEYEGEDYADGSTPETELFLQLENQRIKEAFEQLSEVQRRRLLMLAEGVSLREIARREGKDIKSIRESIEWARKKFLKYF; translated from the coding sequence TTGAAAATCAATTACACATTTGCAAATGGTGAGACCTCTGACGTAGAGGTCAATGAGGAAATCGGAAACTTAATCCTGGATTCCAGACGGGAGGAAAGCAATCAGGATCGGAAGGAGCGGTACCATTGCTATTCCCTGGATGCAGCGGAATATGAAGGCGAGGATTATGCGGACGGCAGTACTCCGGAGACAGAACTTTTTCTGCAGCTTGAAAACCAGCGGATCAAAGAGGCGTTCGAGCAGCTCTCAGAGGTACAGCGGCGCAGGCTGCTGATGCTGGCCGAAGGGGTATCCCTCCGGGAGATCGCCCGCCGGGAGGGTAAGGACATCAAGTCCATCCGAGAATCCATCGAATGGGCCAGAAAAAAGTTTTTGAAATATTTCTGA
- a CDS encoding winged helix-turn-helix domain-containing protein, whose protein sequence is MGKLIVLSLDESEKIIYDKIMKIVGESDICVDKTLLKEQEPMRIGELYIQSEQHKVLKRDQEVRLTNIEFRILYVLALHQGSILSKEQIYNFVWNGEYLWDDSNITSHIRRLRKKIEDDPSRPEYIQTVRGVGYRMNMVKKE, encoded by the coding sequence GTGGGAAAGCTGATTGTACTTTCGTTGGATGAATCAGAAAAAATTATATATGACAAAATAATGAAAATCGTAGGAGAATCAGATATTTGTGTGGATAAAACATTATTAAAAGAGCAGGAACCAATGCGAATCGGCGAATTATATATTCAGTCGGAACAGCATAAAGTTTTGAAACGAGATCAGGAAGTGAGACTGACAAATATTGAGTTCCGAATTCTGTATGTACTGGCTCTTCATCAAGGTAGCATTCTTTCTAAAGAACAAATTTATAACTTCGTCTGGAATGGGGAGTATCTCTGGGATGACAGCAACATCACTTCCCATATCCGCCGCCTTCGAAAGAAAATTGAAGATGACCCTAGCCGGCCTGAGTATATCCAGACTGTACGAGGGGTTGGTTATCGAATGAATATGGTAAAAAAGGAATAG
- a CDS encoding DNA polymerase encodes MRTLSIDIETYSDVDLSKCGVYKYASSPAFEVLLFGYAADGGDVHVVDLACGEQIPEEAISALSDTSVTKWTFNAMLERVCLSNFLGEWLEPEGWYCTMVWSATLGLPLSLESAGAALGLEKQKLTEGKDLIRYFCVPCRPTKANGGRTRNRPEHAPEKWERFKAYNLRDVETEMQIQKRLSNFPVPDAIWEEYHLDQEINDRGIGVDMELVRQAIAIDTRSRERLTAAMRELTELENPNSAQQMKQWLADHGLETDTLGKKAVAELVKTAPEPLREVLSLRQQLAKSSVKKYTAMENAVCADSRAHGMFQFYGANRTGRFSGRLIQLQNLPQNHMGDLAEARALVRSGNYEALSVLYEDIPDTLSQLIRTAYVPQDGRKFIVADFSAIEARVIAWFAGERWRLKVFEDGGDIYCASASQMFHVPVEKHGVNGHLRQKGKIAELALGYGGSVGALKSMGALEMGLAEEELQPLVDAWRGSNPMITQFWWDVDRAVKDCIRQRIPTETHGLRFDYRSAMLFINLPSGRRLAYVKPRIGENQFGGESVTYMGVSGTKKWERLESYGPKFVENIVQGTARDILCYAMQTLKNCSIVAHVHDEIIIEADRRMSVAAVCEQMGRTPPWAKGLKLRADGYECEFYQKD; translated from the coding sequence ATGAGGACATTGTCTATCGATATTGAAACGTACTCGGATGTGGATTTGTCCAAGTGCGGTGTATATAAATATGCCTCTTCCCCTGCTTTTGAAGTCCTGCTGTTTGGTTATGCCGCAGACGGCGGGGATGTGCATGTGGTCGATCTTGCCTGTGGGGAACAGATCCCGGAAGAGGCAATTTCTGCATTGTCTGATACCTCTGTGACCAAGTGGACGTTTAACGCCATGCTTGAGCGGGTGTGCCTGTCAAACTTCCTGGGGGAATGGCTGGAGCCGGAAGGCTGGTACTGTACGATGGTGTGGTCTGCCACACTGGGGCTTCCCCTCTCTCTGGAAAGTGCTGGAGCGGCTCTGGGGTTGGAGAAACAGAAGCTGACGGAGGGCAAGGATCTGATCCGTTACTTTTGCGTCCCCTGCAGACCGACCAAAGCAAACGGCGGTAGGACACGGAACCGGCCGGAGCATGCCCCAGAGAAATGGGAACGGTTCAAGGCATATAACCTCCGGGATGTGGAGACGGAGATGCAAATACAAAAACGGCTCTCCAACTTTCCGGTGCCGGATGCCATCTGGGAAGAATACCATCTCGACCAGGAGATCAATGACCGGGGCATTGGAGTGGATATGGAACTGGTCCGTCAGGCCATTGCAATAGATACCCGTTCCCGTGAGCGGCTGACCGCCGCTATGCGGGAGCTGACGGAACTGGAAAACCCGAATTCCGCACAGCAGATGAAACAGTGGCTGGCAGACCACGGGCTGGAAACGGACACCCTGGGAAAGAAAGCGGTGGCGGAGCTGGTTAAGACGGCCCCGGAGCCGCTGCGGGAGGTCCTATCACTCCGGCAGCAGCTCGCCAAGAGCAGCGTAAAGAAATACACGGCGATGGAGAACGCAGTCTGCGCAGACAGCCGGGCCCATGGAATGTTTCAGTTTTACGGAGCCAATCGGACAGGCCGGTTCTCCGGCCGTCTCATCCAGCTTCAAAACCTGCCACAGAATCATATGGGCGATTTGGCTGAAGCGAGAGCTTTGGTGCGAAGCGGTAACTATGAAGCGCTTTCTGTGCTTTATGAAGACATCCCGGATACCCTCTCCCAGCTTATCCGCACGGCATATGTGCCGCAGGATGGCAGGAAGTTCATTGTAGCAGACTTCTCCGCTATTGAGGCCAGGGTGATCGCCTGGTTTGCCGGGGAGCGGTGGCGGCTCAAAGTTTTTGAGGATGGCGGCGATATTTACTGCGCCTCCGCAAGTCAGATGTTCCATGTGCCGGTAGAGAAGCATGGCGTCAACGGGCATCTCCGGCAGAAAGGGAAAATTGCTGAGCTGGCCCTGGGCTATGGCGGGTCGGTGGGTGCGTTGAAATCTATGGGTGCGCTGGAGATGGGGCTTGCCGAGGAGGAATTACAGCCCCTGGTAGATGCGTGGCGCGGTTCCAATCCCATGATCACGCAGTTCTGGTGGGATGTAGACCGGGCAGTAAAGGACTGTATCAGACAGAGAATCCCCACGGAGACACACGGGCTCCGCTTTGATTACCGGAGCGCCATGCTCTTTATCAACCTTCCTTCCGGCCGGCGGCTCGCCTATGTGAAACCAAGGATCGGCGAGAACCAGTTTGGTGGGGAGTCGGTGACTTACATGGGCGTGAGCGGTACGAAGAAATGGGAACGCCTGGAGAGCTACGGCCCCAAGTTTGTAGAGAACATCGTCCAGGGTACCGCCCGCGATATTCTCTGCTATGCCATGCAGACCTTAAAAAACTGCTCCATTGTCGCCCATGTGCATGACGAGATTATCATTGAGGCCGACCGGCGGATGTCGGTTGCGGCGGTGTGCGAACAGATGGGAAGGACGCCGCCCTGGGCGAAAGGGCTGAAGCTCCGAGCAGACGGATACGAATGCGAGTTTTATCAGAAGGATTAG